In Vreelandella piezotolerans, one genomic interval encodes:
- the nhaD gene encoding sodium:proton antiporter NhaD, producing MLTLHHDPGQPRYSRCWPFLLATLLLLFTPAAFAVTGDVDLTTSAVGYIAVVVFVLAYALVMAEEKIHMRKSKPVLVAAGIIWGLIGWVYVQNGMSETSEYAFRVTLLEFTELMLFLLVAMTYINAMEERRVFDALRSWMLRKGFNYRTLFWLTGGLAFILSPIADNLTTALLMCAVITKVAEGDKRFINLACINIVVAANAGGAFSPFGDITTLMVWQAGIIQFQEFFILFIPSLVNFLIPAAVMSLFIKDQKPSSVYEDVQLKRGARRIIALFLLTIVTAVLCHTLLHLPPVLGMMTGLGYLQFFGYYLRQSLPRSLERKRERYSRLGDNKKLEQLGGVVPFDVFSRVARAEWDTLLFFYGVVMCVGGLGFMGYLGLLSEALYTGWNATWANIALGVVSAVVDNIPVMFAVLTMEPDMSHGHWLLITLTAGVGGSLLSIGSAAGVAVMGQARGSYTFLGHLRWSPVILLGYIASIAVHMWLNAGSFGVFG from the coding sequence ATGTTGACGCTACATCATGACCCAGGCCAGCCTCGATACTCTCGTTGCTGGCCTTTTTTGTTAGCGACCTTACTATTACTGTTCACTCCAGCGGCCTTTGCGGTCACCGGTGATGTGGATTTGACCACATCAGCCGTCGGCTATATTGCCGTGGTGGTCTTCGTACTGGCCTATGCGCTCGTGATGGCCGAAGAGAAGATTCACATGCGCAAATCCAAGCCGGTGTTGGTGGCCGCGGGCATCATCTGGGGACTCATTGGCTGGGTATACGTTCAGAACGGGATGTCGGAGACGTCCGAGTACGCGTTTCGCGTGACGCTTCTGGAGTTTACCGAGCTAATGCTGTTCCTGTTGGTGGCGATGACCTATATCAACGCCATGGAAGAGCGACGTGTCTTCGATGCGTTGCGCTCTTGGATGCTACGCAAAGGGTTCAACTATCGTACGCTGTTTTGGCTGACCGGGGGATTGGCGTTCATTCTTTCGCCCATCGCCGATAACTTGACCACGGCTCTTTTGATGTGCGCGGTCATTACCAAAGTGGCCGAAGGTGATAAACGCTTTATCAACTTGGCGTGCATTAACATCGTCGTCGCGGCGAATGCGGGTGGCGCCTTTAGTCCCTTTGGCGATATCACCACACTGATGGTCTGGCAGGCCGGTATCATCCAGTTCCAGGAGTTCTTTATACTGTTCATCCCCTCGCTAGTGAACTTCCTGATTCCTGCGGCGGTAATGAGTCTGTTCATCAAGGATCAAAAGCCCAGCAGCGTGTATGAGGACGTTCAACTGAAGCGCGGCGCGCGGCGTATCATCGCGCTCTTTTTGCTCACCATCGTCACGGCCGTTCTCTGCCATACGCTGCTCCACCTGCCGCCGGTTTTGGGCATGATGACAGGGCTGGGCTATTTGCAGTTCTTTGGCTACTACCTGCGCCAAAGTCTGCCCCGCTCGTTGGAACGCAAACGTGAACGCTACAGCCGCCTGGGCGACAACAAGAAGTTGGAGCAGCTTGGCGGCGTAGTGCCTTTCGATGTATTCAGCCGTGTGGCACGTGCCGAGTGGGACACGCTGCTGTTCTTCTACGGAGTGGTGATGTGCGTCGGTGGCCTGGGGTTCATGGGCTACCTGGGTCTGCTCTCGGAAGCACTCTATACCGGCTGGAACGCTACTTGGGCCAACATTGCCCTAGGGGTGGTCTCGGCCGTGGTCGATAACATCCCAGTGATGTTTGCGGTGCTCACCATGGAGCCGGACATGTCCCACGGTCACTGGCTATTGATCACCCTTACGGCAGGGGTCGGCGGTAGCCTGCTGTCGATTGGTTCCGCCGCCGGGGTGGCGGTCATGGGGCAAGCGCGCGGCTCCTATACCTTTTTGGGCCACCTGCGCTGGTCGCCGGTGATCTTGCTTGGCTACATCGCCAGTATAGCGGTACACATGTGGCTCAACGCGGGAAGCTTCGGCGTTTTTGGCTAG